In Anabaena sphaerica FACHB-251, a genomic segment contains:
- a CDS encoding alpha/beta fold hydrolase, with the protein MLQPLGFEQSSVNTSLGRMVYYTASGSPWQDKSEKSDKETLLFLHGFGGGSSAYEWSKVYPAFAAEYRVIAPDLIGWGGSEHPQRSYKIEDYLTTIQELIEQTCTEPVMVIASSLTAALTIRVAIARPDLFKSLILVSPAGLSDFGQDYSRSFFAQLVSVPFVDRLLYSTGIATDSGIRSFLEQRQFAESNRVYQEIVDAYLQSAQQPNAEYAALSFVRGDLCFDLSLYIQQLTTPTAIIWGQKSQFTGPEIGRRFAEMNPQSIRFFQPLENVGLTPQLELPAVTIGLIRKFLTLLNG; encoded by the coding sequence ATGTTGCAACCTTTAGGCTTTGAGCAAAGCTCCGTCAATACGTCACTAGGCAGGATGGTATACTATACTGCTAGTGGCTCACCTTGGCAGGATAAAAGCGAAAAATCGGACAAGGAAACTTTGTTGTTTCTGCATGGCTTTGGTGGTGGGTCTTCTGCTTATGAGTGGTCGAAGGTATATCCAGCTTTTGCTGCTGAATATCGAGTCATTGCACCAGATTTAATTGGTTGGGGTGGCTCTGAGCATCCGCAACGCAGTTACAAAATTGAGGATTATTTGACGACGATTCAAGAGTTGATTGAGCAGACCTGTACAGAGCCAGTGATGGTAATAGCCTCTTCTCTGACAGCAGCTTTGACAATTCGAGTTGCGATCGCCCGTCCTGATTTATTTAAGTCTTTAATTCTTGTCAGTCCCGCTGGACTTTCGGACTTTGGCCAAGACTACTCCCGCAGCTTTTTTGCCCAGTTAGTCAGTGTTCCCTTTGTTGATCGCTTGTTATATAGTACAGGAATTGCCACTGATTCAGGTATTCGCAGCTTTTTAGAGCAAAGACAATTTGCCGAATCTAATCGAGTTTATCAAGAGATTGTGGACGCTTATTTACAATCTGCCCAACAACCAAATGCTGAATATGCAGCACTGTCTTTTGTTCGTGGAGATTTGTGCTTTGATTTGTCTCTTTACATTCAACAGTTGACAACTCCCACAGCTATCATTTGGGGACAAAAATCACAATTTACAGGACCAGAAATCGGTCGCCGCTTTGCGGAAATGAATCCCCAAAGTATTCGATTCTTTCAACCTTTAGAAAATGTGGGATTAACTCCGCAATTAGAATTACCTGCGGTGACAATTGGATTAATTCGTAAATTTTTAACTTTGCTGAATGGGTGA
- a CDS encoding type II toxin-antitoxin system HicA family toxin, which yields MSTSFTPELKKILSEAGCYFERQGKGDHEIWYSPITQRRFVVDSCIKSRHTANTVLKQAGLPKSF from the coding sequence ATGAGTACATCCTTTACACCTGAATTGAAAAAAATACTTTCAGAAGCAGGTTGCTATTTTGAACGTCAAGGTAAAGGTGATCATGAAATTTGGTACAGTCCTATTACACAACGTAGATTTGTAGTTGATAGTTGTATCAAGTCCCGTCACACTGCTAATACAGTTTTGAAACAAGCTGGTCTACCGAAATCTTTTTAA
- a CDS encoding DUF1902 domain-containing protein, with product MTQITYQVEAFWDSEADVWVATSEDVPGLVTEASTIEVLTEKLRVIIPELLVLNHIVPADYLGSISFELISHRQELIQVA from the coding sequence ATGACACAAATCACTTATCAAGTTGAAGCATTTTGGGATTCAGAAGCGGATGTTTGGGTTGCAACTAGCGAAGATGTACCAGGTTTGGTAACAGAAGCTTCGACTATTGAAGTTTTAACAGAAAAATTGCGAGTTATAATTCCAGAATTATTGGTATTGAATCATATTGTACCTGCTGATTATTTAGGTTCTATTAGCTTTGAGTTAATTAGTCATAGACAAGAATTGATTCAGGTGGCTTGA
- a CDS encoding WecB/TagA/CpsF family glycosyltransferase, which translates to MYKSDTKFSVLGLPVHVMTNYPHWLLECLQQGRGTHVVTLNAEMTMQAERNHFLAEVIQKADLVIPDGAGVVLYLQCLLRQEVKRCPGIELAEKLLQELGQHKTPTKVFFYGGATGVAATAAEFWQMEIPDLDIVGTHSGYHSPEEEQILQQTLAQLQPQVIFVGLGVPRQELWIAKNRHFCPQAIWIGVGGSFDIWSGRKTRAPRWLANNNLEWLYRLYQEPWRWRRMLALPEFVLKAFVYRLTARSINSAGC; encoded by the coding sequence ATGTATAAATCAGATACAAAATTTTCAGTGTTGGGTTTACCAGTTCATGTGATGACAAACTATCCCCACTGGTTGCTAGAATGCCTACAACAAGGCAGAGGAACTCATGTAGTTACGCTCAATGCAGAAATGACTATGCAGGCGGAGCGGAATCACTTCCTCGCTGAAGTAATTCAAAAAGCTGATTTAGTGATTCCAGATGGCGCAGGGGTTGTTTTGTATTTGCAGTGTCTATTAAGACAAGAAGTAAAACGTTGTCCAGGAATTGAATTAGCAGAAAAACTGTTACAAGAACTCGGTCAGCACAAAACACCTACTAAAGTATTTTTCTATGGAGGAGCTACGGGAGTAGCCGCAACCGCCGCAGAGTTTTGGCAGATGGAAATTCCAGATTTGGATATAGTAGGTACTCACTCCGGATACCATTCCCCAGAAGAAGAACAAATATTACAGCAAACATTAGCTCAATTGCAGCCACAAGTCATTTTTGTTGGTCTAGGAGTGCCACGTCAAGAGTTATGGATCGCCAAAAACCGCCATTTCTGTCCCCAAGCAATTTGGATTGGGGTTGGTGGTAGTTTCGATATTTGGTCAGGGAGAAAAACTCGCGCTCCTCGTTGGTTGGCAAATAACAATTTAGAATGGCTGTACCGTTTGTATCAAGAACCTTGGCGTTGGCGGCGAATGCTGGCTTTACCTGAGTTCGTACTCAAGGCCTTTGTTTATCGCTTGACTGCCAGGAGTATAAACAGTGCTGGATGTTGA
- a CDS encoding metallophosphoesterase family protein: MKEISPRRIIIGDVHGYYQGLMILLKEIAPTSEDQVYFLGDLIDRGPQSAQVVNFVKENNYPCLLGNHEQMLLSVMGNNLNSNQALQAWLYSGGQATVTSYQAAKIPQDHLDWFANLPTYIDLGDVWLTHAGVDPYKAVSEQSAEELCWIRDEFHSMELPYFTDKLIIVGHTITFTLPGVEAGQLAQGEGWLDIDTGAYHPRSGWLTGLDITNNVVYQANVFKNCVRTLPLEKAVTRISPKEIKVSRRHKQRSY; the protein is encoded by the coding sequence ATGAAAGAAATTAGTCCACGCCGAATTATTATTGGGGATGTACATGGTTATTATCAAGGTCTAATGATACTTCTGAAAGAAATAGCACCCACATCAGAAGATCAAGTCTATTTTTTGGGAGACTTAATAGATCGTGGACCTCAAAGCGCACAGGTAGTAAATTTTGTTAAAGAAAATAACTATCCTTGTCTGCTAGGTAATCATGAGCAGATGCTTTTAAGTGTAATGGGTAATAATTTAAACTCTAATCAAGCACTACAAGCATGGCTGTATAGTGGGGGACAAGCAACCGTTACTAGTTATCAAGCAGCCAAAATTCCTCAAGATCATCTCGATTGGTTTGCAAACCTACCAACATATATTGACTTGGGGGATGTTTGGTTAACTCATGCAGGTGTTGATCCGTACAAAGCTGTGTCCGAACAAAGCGCGGAGGAACTTTGCTGGATACGTGATGAATTTCACAGCATGGAACTTCCGTACTTTACCGATAAGTTAATTATCGTCGGTCATACCATCACTTTCACTCTACCAGGTGTTGAGGCTGGTCAATTGGCACAAGGAGAAGGTTGGTTAGATATTGATACTGGTGCTTATCATCCGCGCAGTGGTTGGTTAACCGGACTGGATATTACCAATAACGTGGTTTATCAAGCTAATGTTTTTAAGAACTGCGTTCGGACTTTACCTTTGGAAAAAGCAGTTACTAGGATTTCGCCAAAGGAAATCAAAGTTAGTCGTCGCCACAAGCAGCGATCCTATTAA
- a CDS encoding armadillo-type fold-containing protein: protein MTQASSSWRQLFKQLPEIKTGSPKQRKLKRFSEPGTILGFLTIIVAMLFWNWKLLLALAVGIGVMLIAYSIPKWNWQISWLEIRRFLNSANVRLALAVASGGVATLITYMAAAIWVDSPSLWMAVGTIVQGFGTLLTLVLLVWQIFNFQENREEDYLEQLLNNLTETDPLKRLLAVRQLTKFITRKQADASVKQNVVECLQLLLSTEEEAIIREAALNSLQTLDGLQMLLSTSNKPLVPISTKVKHEVY, encoded by the coding sequence GTGACACAGGCTTCGTCTTCTTGGCGGCAATTATTCAAACAGCTTCCAGAGATCAAGACAGGAAGCCCAAAGCAACGAAAGTTAAAACGTTTCTCTGAACCTGGAACCATTCTTGGATTCTTGACAATCATCGTTGCTATGCTGTTTTGGAACTGGAAGTTGCTATTAGCACTTGCCGTTGGTATTGGGGTAATGCTCATCGCTTACTCAATACCTAAATGGAACTGGCAAATAAGTTGGTTAGAAATACGCAGGTTTTTAAACAGTGCCAACGTTCGGTTAGCTTTAGCAGTGGCTAGTGGTGGTGTTGCTACTTTGATTACTTACATGGCAGCTGCCATCTGGGTTGATTCCCCAAGTCTTTGGATGGCTGTTGGTACTATTGTGCAAGGGTTTGGAACATTGCTAACTTTAGTCTTGTTGGTGTGGCAAATTTTCAACTTTCAGGAAAATCGAGAGGAAGACTATCTTGAACAATTGTTAAACAACTTAACGGAAACAGATCCCTTAAAACGGTTGCTTGCTGTGCGCCAACTAACTAAATTCATCACTCGCAAACAAGCTGATGCTTCAGTAAAGCAAAATGTGGTCGAATGCTTACAACTCCTATTGAGTACGGAAGAAGAAGCAATAATTCGTGAAGCAGCTTTGAATAGTTTGCAAACCTTGGATGGGTTACAAATGCTACTATCCACCAGTAATAAACCTCTTGTACCTATATCTACAAAAGTTAAGCACGAGGTTTATTAG
- a CDS encoding hybrid sensor histidine kinase/response regulator: MPEIWNNLFNSGLFIPHGHCYLWKTDLVLLHLLSDALIALAYYSIPITLFYFVNKRKDLPFSWIFLLFSAFIIACGTTHLLEIWTLWHPIYWLSGLVKAGTAIISLITALELVPLVPQALALPSPTQLKQINQELQTEISDRLRIDKELRKYQNHLEELVALRTQEITNTNEQLGQEITERQRILEVLRQSEERYRYLVEAIPQLVWTSDAQGQCDFFNLNWSEYTGLTLEQSLGSGWLAALHPDDVESSYQVWLNAVETGKIYENEYRFKRAADGCYRWQLARGLPLKNEQDCVIKWFGTCTDIHEHKEIQEERVRLLELEQAARAKAETANRIKDEFLAVLSHELRTPLNAILGWSQLLRIHKFDEIKTSQALEIIERNAKLQVQLIEDLLDVSRILQGKLALNRVNVNLAPIVLSAIETIRLAAETKSIQLNTIFPEKIAQVIGDPTRLQQVVWNLLSNAVKFTTRGGTVEVQLGEVDGYAEIIVSDTGKGISAEFLPYVFDYFRQADSSSTRKFGGLGLGLAIVRNIVEIHGGMITAESPGIDQGARFTVRLPLIKDDSSRMVNEENNSSFLTLNSLPLNGLQVLVVDDDADSLDFVAFVLEKYGAEVMALSSGLAAIQMLSQRHIDVLISDISMPEMDGYMLMRQVRTWKTEQGRKIPAIALTASAGEYDQRQAIDAGFQLHLPKPIAGEDLVRAIAQVINLPQSEQDQLPSLNPKPDLHPN, from the coding sequence ATGCCGGAAATATGGAATAATCTTTTTAACTCAGGTCTGTTTATACCACATGGGCATTGCTATCTCTGGAAAACTGATTTAGTTTTGCTACATTTATTGTCTGATGCACTGATTGCTCTAGCTTATTACTCAATTCCTATCACACTATTTTACTTTGTTAATAAGCGTAAAGATCTCCCATTCTCTTGGATTTTTCTCTTGTTTAGCGCCTTTATCATAGCTTGTGGTACTACGCACTTATTAGAAATTTGGACTCTTTGGCATCCCATATATTGGTTATCAGGGTTGGTTAAAGCTGGCACTGCAATAATATCTTTAATTACAGCATTAGAACTTGTACCTTTAGTTCCACAAGCACTAGCTCTTCCGAGTCCGACTCAACTCAAACAAATAAATCAAGAACTGCAAACAGAAATATCGGATCGGTTACGGATAGATAAAGAACTGAGAAAATATCAGAATCATTTGGAGGAATTGGTTGCTCTCCGCACGCAAGAGATTACTAACACCAACGAGCAATTAGGACAGGAAATTACTGAACGTCAACGCATCCTAGAAGTTTTACGACAAAGTGAGGAACGCTACCGTTATTTGGTGGAAGCAATCCCCCAACTTGTCTGGACAAGTGATGCACAAGGACAGTGTGATTTTTTTAATCTCAATTGGAGTGAATATACAGGATTAACATTAGAGCAATCATTGGGTTCTGGTTGGTTAGCAGCATTGCATCCAGATGATGTGGAAAGTTCTTATCAAGTCTGGTTAAATGCTGTTGAAACTGGTAAAATTTATGAGAATGAATACCGCTTTAAACGGGCTGCGGATGGTTGTTATCGCTGGCAATTGGCACGGGGATTACCACTTAAAAATGAGCAAGATTGTGTAATCAAGTGGTTTGGTACTTGTACAGATATCCATGAACATAAAGAAATACAAGAAGAACGCGTCCGCTTATTGGAATTAGAACAAGCAGCACGGGCTAAAGCTGAAACAGCTAATCGAATTAAAGATGAATTTCTGGCTGTACTCTCTCATGAGTTACGCACACCTCTAAATGCAATTTTAGGCTGGTCTCAGTTATTGCGAATTCATAAATTTGACGAGATTAAGACATCTCAAGCTTTAGAAATAATTGAACGCAATGCCAAATTACAGGTGCAACTGATTGAAGATTTACTTGATGTTTCGCGAATTTTACAGGGTAAACTGGCGCTGAATAGGGTAAACGTAAATTTAGCCCCTATAGTTTTATCGGCGATAGAAACAATACGTTTGGCAGCAGAAACTAAGTCTATTCAGTTAAACACAATCTTTCCAGAGAAGATCGCTCAAGTGATAGGTGACCCGACTCGCTTGCAACAAGTGGTTTGGAATTTGCTTTCTAACGCTGTTAAATTTACAACTAGGGGAGGAACGGTAGAAGTTCAATTAGGTGAAGTTGATGGCTATGCTGAAATTATAGTTAGTGATACAGGTAAGGGGATTAGTGCTGAGTTTTTGCCCTATGTTTTTGATTACTTCCGGCAGGCAGATAGCAGTTCTACCAGAAAATTTGGTGGATTAGGTTTGGGGCTGGCAATTGTCCGGAATATAGTGGAAATACATGGCGGTATGATCACAGCAGAAAGCCCTGGTATAGATCAGGGGGCAAGGTTTACTGTCAGATTACCCTTGATTAAAGATGATAGTTCCAGGATGGTAAATGAAGAAAATAATTCTTCATTCTTAACGCTTAATTCTTTGCCGCTGAATGGTCTACAGGTTTTAGTTGTTGATGATGATGCTGATTCTCTCGATTTTGTCGCCTTTGTTTTAGAAAAATATGGGGCTGAGGTGATGGCGTTATCTTCAGGATTGGCAGCAATACAAATGCTATCACAGAGACATATAGATGTGTTAATCAGTGATATTAGTATGCCAGAAATGGATGGCTATATGCTAATGCGTCAAGTCAGAACTTGGAAGACAGAACAAGGGAGAAAAATTCCAGCCATTGCTTTAACTGCCTCTGCTGGAGAATATGACCAACGCCAGGCTATAGACGCAGGATTTCAGTTGCATCTGCCAAAGCCGATAGCAGGAGAAGACTTAGTGCGAGCGATCGCTCAAGTAATTAATTTACCGCAAAGTGAGCAGGATCAACTTCCATCCCTGAATCCAAAACCAGATTTGCATCCAAACTGA
- a CDS encoding DUF2470 domain-containing protein has protein sequence MSDQFSPEISSRICQHMNEDHADAVVTYVQVFGKIKNATTAQMLSIDAQGMNLTAQVDEETVPVRIPFDHVLADSEDAHQTLIAMVKQARVKVN, from the coding sequence ATGTCTGATCAGTTCTCGCCAGAAATTAGCTCTCGCATCTGCCAACACATGAACGAAGATCACGCAGATGCGGTGGTGACATACGTTCAGGTATTTGGTAAGATCAAAAATGCCACAACAGCCCAGATGCTATCAATTGATGCCCAGGGTATGAATTTAACGGCACAGGTGGATGAAGAGACAGTGCCAGTTCGCATCCCGTTTGATCATGTTTTAGCCGATTCTGAAGATGCTCATCAAACCTTGATAGCAATGGTGAAGCAAGCGCGGGTAAAGGTAAATTAG
- the ftsE gene encoding cell division ATP-binding protein FtsE: MSTVYITEDTDSQQQGSQAGAMVELRSVTKTYTNGYHALLDVSINIKKGEFLFITGPSGSGKSTFLKLLYGQELPSQGEVIVDDLNVANLRGDRLSLLRRRIGIVFQDYKLIPQRTVAENVTFVLQAQGYTRKEIQRRLEPTLKLVGLLSKADSFPDQLSGGEQQRVSIARAIIATPPLLLADEPTGNLDPDNSWQVIQILQKLNTFGATVIVTTHDEQLVRRCNHPVVQVKNGRLYRN, encoded by the coding sequence ATGTCAACAGTTTACATAACAGAAGACACAGATAGTCAACAGCAGGGTAGTCAAGCTGGGGCAATGGTAGAGTTGCGCTCCGTCACCAAGACTTATACCAACGGCTATCATGCCCTGCTGGATGTGAGTATAAATATCAAAAAGGGAGAATTTCTGTTTATTACAGGGCCGAGTGGTTCTGGAAAATCGACCTTTTTAAAACTGCTCTATGGTCAAGAGTTACCCAGCCAAGGAGAGGTAATTGTTGATGATTTGAATGTAGCAAACTTACGGGGCGATCGCTTATCATTGTTGCGCCGACGCATAGGAATCGTCTTTCAAGACTATAAATTAATTCCCCAGCGGACTGTGGCAGAGAATGTAACTTTTGTACTGCAAGCTCAAGGCTACACTCGTAAAGAAATTCAACGACGTTTAGAACCCACTTTAAAATTAGTAGGTTTATTATCTAAAGCTGACTCTTTTCCTGATCAACTTTCTGGGGGAGAACAGCAGCGGGTGAGTATTGCGCGAGCAATTATCGCTACCCCACCCCTACTACTAGCCGATGAACCAACGGGAAACCTTGATCCCGATAATTCCTGGCAAGTTATCCAGATTCTCCAGAAATTAAATACTTTTGGAGCTACAGTAATTGTCACTACTCATGATGAGCAGCTGGTAAGACGGTGTAATCATCCTGTGGTTCAGGTGAAGAATGGAAGGTTATATCGAAATTAG
- a CDS encoding succinate dehydrogenase/fumarate reductase flavoprotein subunit produces MLEHDVIIVGGGLAGCQAALEIARTNPRLNVAVVAKTHPIRSHSVAAQGGMAASLKNVDPEDSWEAHAFDTVKGSDYLADQDAVAILTQEAPNVVIDLEHLGVLFSRLPDGRIAQRAFGGHSHNRTCYAADKTGHAILHELVNNLRRYGVQIYEEWYVMRLILEDGQAKGLVMFHLLDGHIEVVRAKAVMFATGGYGRVYNTTSNDYASTGDGLAMTAIAGLPLEDMEFVQFHPTGLYPVGVLISEAVRGEGAYLINAEGDRFMANYAPSRMELAPRDITSRAIAYEIRAGRGVNSDGSPGGKFVYLDLRHLGKEKIMSRVPFCWEEAHRLVGVDAVTQPMPVRPTIHYCMGGIPVNTDGQVRSSADELVEGFFAAGETACVSVHGANRLGSNSLLECVVYGKRTGASIARYVQNSKLPSVDEQRYITEAKQEIQTLLEQPGKYRINEIRQQFQDTMTEFCGVFRTAELMSEGLQKLAELQQQYPQVYLDDKGSCWNTELVEALELRSLMIVGQTILASALNRQESRGAHFREDFSNRDDGNFLKHTMAYYSPAGIDIQYMPVVVNMFEPKERKY; encoded by the coding sequence ATGTTAGAACATGATGTGATTATTGTTGGCGGGGGATTGGCAGGATGTCAGGCGGCGTTAGAAATTGCCCGGACTAACCCCAGATTAAACGTGGCCGTAGTTGCGAAAACTCATCCTATTCGTTCTCACTCAGTCGCAGCCCAAGGTGGTATGGCGGCATCTTTGAAAAATGTTGATCCAGAAGATAGTTGGGAAGCACACGCTTTTGATACTGTCAAGGGTTCTGATTACTTGGCGGATCAGGACGCTGTAGCTATTCTCACCCAAGAAGCGCCAAATGTAGTCATTGATTTAGAGCATCTGGGGGTTTTATTCTCCCGTCTACCGGATGGTAGAATTGCCCAAAGGGCTTTTGGTGGACATTCCCACAACCGCACCTGTTACGCGGCTGATAAAACTGGTCATGCAATTTTACATGAGTTGGTGAATAATTTGCGGCGTTATGGTGTGCAGATTTACGAAGAATGGTATGTAATGCGCCTGATTTTAGAAGATGGTCAGGCTAAGGGTTTGGTGATGTTTCACCTGTTAGATGGACATATTGAGGTGGTGCGGGCTAAGGCAGTGATGTTTGCGACGGGGGGATATGGTCGCGTTTATAACACTACTTCTAATGATTATGCTTCCACAGGTGACGGTTTGGCAATGACAGCGATCGCTGGTTTGCCTTTAGAAGATATGGAATTTGTGCAGTTTCATCCTACCGGTTTATATCCTGTAGGAGTGCTAATTTCCGAAGCTGTGCGGGGGGAAGGGGCGTATTTAATTAATGCTGAGGGCGATCGCTTTATGGCGAATTATGCGCCTAGTCGCATGGAATTGGCTCCTCGTGATATTACCTCAAGAGCGATCGCTTATGAAATTCGCGCTGGAAGAGGTGTAAATTCTGACGGTAGCCCAGGTGGTAAATTTGTTTACCTTGATTTACGCCATCTTGGTAAAGAAAAAATCATGAGTCGCGTTCCCTTCTGCTGGGAAGAAGCCCATCGTTTGGTAGGTGTAGATGCTGTCACTCAACCCATGCCAGTACGTCCCACCATTCATTATTGCATGGGCGGTATACCAGTAAACACAGATGGACAAGTTCGCAGCAGTGCAGATGAATTAGTAGAAGGCTTTTTTGCTGCTGGGGAAACCGCTTGCGTTTCTGTTCATGGTGCAAATCGTCTCGGTAGTAATTCGCTGTTAGAATGTGTAGTTTATGGTAAGCGAACCGGGGCAAGTATAGCTAGATATGTGCAGAATAGCAAATTACCATCTGTAGATGAACAACGTTATATTACCGAAGCAAAACAAGAAATTCAAACTTTATTAGAACAACCTGGAAAATATCGAATTAACGAAATTCGGCAACAATTCCAAGATACAATGACGGAATTTTGTGGAGTGTTTAGAACAGCAGAATTAATGAGTGAAGGTTTGCAGAAATTAGCAGAATTACAACAACAATATCCACAGGTTTATTTAGATGATAAAGGCAGTTGTTGGAATACGGAATTAGTAGAAGCGTTAGAATTGCGAAGTTTAATGATCGTAGGACAGACAATTTTAGCATCAGCTTTAAATCGTCAGGAAAGTCGCGGCGCACATTTTCGGGAAGATTTTTCCAATCGGGATGATGGTAATTTCTTGAAACACACAATGGCTTATTATTCACCTGCGGGAATTGATATTCAATATATGCCTGTGGTGGTGAATATGTTTGAGCCAAAGGAGAGGAAGTATTAA
- a CDS encoding DUF4330 domain-containing protein, which translates to MPILDSKGRLFGKINLLDLGAALIILLVIIGIFIFPGTSGSVAQVGTKTVPIEVDLVVRGLNVRDPEQLFKQGFSKGGKTNVIIRNQPYGQIGIKSIQQLERTVTVPQPDGSVKELADPRANNFSADFLLTLEGKAQVTNSGPVLGNSKVKIGMPFELEGFNYNFNASVIDIRLKDN; encoded by the coding sequence ATGCCAATTTTAGATTCCAAAGGTCGCTTATTCGGCAAAATCAACTTACTCGATTTAGGTGCTGCGCTGATCATCTTACTAGTTATAATCGGCATCTTTATATTTCCCGGAACTTCCGGTTCTGTAGCTCAAGTCGGCACGAAAACAGTACCTATCGAAGTAGACTTAGTAGTGCGTGGTTTAAATGTCCGCGACCCTGAGCAGTTATTTAAACAAGGATTTAGTAAGGGCGGTAAAACAAATGTAATTATTCGTAATCAACCCTATGGACAAATTGGTATTAAATCTATTCAACAGCTAGAAAGAACTGTTACTGTTCCTCAACCAGATGGTTCAGTTAAAGAATTAGCAGATCCAAGAGCAAACAACTTTAGTGCAGATTTTCTTTTGACCCTAGAAGGTAAAGCACAAGTTACCAACAGCGGGCCAGTTTTAGGTAATAGTAAAGTTAAAATTGGAATGCCTTTTGAATTAGAAGGTTTTAACTATAATTTTAACGCTTCAGTCATCGATATTCGTTTAAAAGATAATTAG
- a CDS encoding M48 family metallopeptidase, whose translation MINWNGFLANYRIGRRRWFYPLISLSVALSLCLSTPLPGKAIDLLPLLFQGVQVFQMSNLSARQEVELGKQMNDELRQEVRISRNQQLNSYVEQIGRRLAANSDRSNIPYTFQVVEDDAVNAFATLGGFVYVNTGLVKAAENEAELASVIGHEMGHIEGQHLIKQMRQRAIASGVASATGLNRNQAVAIGVDLALNRPKSRQDEYDADRRGLRALTQAGYAPSAMVSFMKKLQGRSSVPTFLSTHPGASDRVKSLQSQIQRQPSNSNYGLDNTAYQANIRALLR comes from the coding sequence ATGATTAACTGGAATGGATTTTTGGCAAATTATCGTATAGGGCGGCGACGTTGGTTTTATCCGTTGATTTCGCTAAGTGTTGCTCTGAGTCTGTGCTTGAGTACACCTTTACCCGGCAAAGCTATAGATTTATTGCCGCTTTTATTTCAAGGGGTACAAGTATTTCAGATGTCTAATCTATCTGCTCGTCAGGAAGTTGAGCTTGGCAAGCAGATGAATGATGAGTTACGCCAAGAAGTAAGAATTTCCCGCAATCAGCAGCTTAATAGTTATGTGGAGCAGATTGGTAGGCGGTTAGCAGCTAATAGCGATCGCTCTAATATTCCTTATACTTTTCAGGTAGTTGAGGATGATGCTGTTAATGCTTTTGCAACTCTGGGTGGTTTCGTTTATGTAAATACAGGGTTGGTAAAAGCTGCGGAAAATGAAGCGGAACTAGCAAGTGTAATTGGCCATGAAATGGGTCACATTGAGGGTCAACACTTAATCAAGCAGATGCGCCAAAGAGCGATCGCTAGTGGTGTTGCTAGTGCAACTGGCTTAAATCGGAATCAGGCAGTAGCTATAGGTGTTGATTTGGCTCTAAATCGTCCAAAAAGTCGTCAAGATGAATATGATGCTGATAGAAGAGGATTGAGGGCTTTAACGCAGGCTGGTTATGCTCCCTCAGCTATGGTTTCCTTTATGAAAAAGCTACAGGGAAGAAGTTCAGTTCCCACTTTTTTGAGTACACACCCCGGAGCGAGCGATCGCGTTAAGTCTCTCCAAAGCCAAATACAGCGTCAACCAAGCAATAGCAATTATGGCTTAGATAATACGGCTTACCAAGCTAATATACGGGCATTGTTGCGGTAG